A stretch of Thermus caldifontis DNA encodes these proteins:
- a CDS encoding DMT family transporter → MRGYALGLFALNLLTLLWGTTFVVVKGAVGEMAPSLLVFLRFLLASLFFLPWAFRLPKGVWGPGMELAFWLLLGYASQAVGLLYTSASRSAFITALNVVLVPLILGLVGRRLGGIWVAALLAFLGVGFLSYDPRQPPLNVGDLWTLLTALTYALYIVRLEVHAKTFPSLPLTAVQVFGTAFLALPWALWEGVRWEGVPWGAVFYLGVVATALTTWLQTWGQRYVPAPQAAILYTLEPVWATLFAFILLGERLGLLGVLGALLVILATLQAIRRSPA, encoded by the coding sequence ATGCGCGGCTACGCCCTGGGCCTTTTTGCCCTCAACCTCCTCACCCTCCTTTGGGGCACCACCTTTGTGGTGGTCAAGGGGGCGGTGGGGGAGATGGCCCCAAGCCTGTTGGTCTTTCTCCGTTTTCTTCTGGCCAGCCTCTTCTTCCTGCCCTGGGCCTTCCGGCTGCCCAAGGGGGTTTGGGGACCGGGTATGGAGCTGGCCTTCTGGCTTCTTCTAGGCTATGCCTCCCAGGCGGTGGGCCTCCTGTACACCTCGGCGAGCCGTAGCGCCTTTATTACGGCCCTCAATGTGGTATTGGTGCCTTTGATCCTGGGACTGGTGGGCCGCAGGCTGGGGGGGATCTGGGTGGCCGCCCTTTTGGCCTTTTTGGGGGTGGGTTTCCTTTCCTACGATCCCCGGCAGCCTCCTCTGAACGTGGGGGACCTTTGGACCCTTCTCACCGCCCTCACCTACGCCCTTTACATCGTGCGCCTCGAGGTGCACGCCAAAACCTTTCCCTCCCTGCCCCTCACTGCGGTGCAGGTCTTCGGCACGGCCTTCCTGGCCCTGCCCTGGGCCCTTTGGGAAGGGGTACGGTGGGAAGGGGTGCCTTGGGGGGCGGTCTTCTACCTGGGGGTAGTGGCCACGGCCCTCACCACCTGGCTCCAAACCTGGGGGCAGAGGTACGTGCCCGCCCCCCAGGCGGCCATCCTCTACACCCTGGAACCCGTCTGGGCTACCCTTTTTGCCTTTATCCTCCTGGGCGAGCGGTTAGGGCTTTTGGGTGTTCTGGGAGCGCTTTTGGTGATCCTTGCCACCTTGCAGGCTATCCGCCGATCCCCAGCATGA
- a CDS encoding polyprenyl synthetase family protein: protein MVPSPQEVKDALQERLLGHLVHSDPVYQALLQEYPSRGGKRLRGLLVVYAGLAHGASLEASLWAGAALELFQNWVLIHDDIEDGSEERRGRPALHRLYPMPLALNAGDALHGEMWGLLVKGLEAGILPPTVLAEFHQVVRRTAYGQHLDLLWTLSGRLDLAPEDYFRMVAHKAAYYTAVAPLRLGALLSRHSPPTLYQEAGLKLGVAFQIMDDVLNLEGDEAYGKELAGDLYEGKRTLILIRYLQEAPPEERTRAEALLRLPREAKPEAEVRWLWERLLASGAVAWAKEEAKRLAHEGLGALIPHLEQLPGRDAASHLQALLTALVERRA from the coding sequence ATGGTGCCTTCCCCCCAGGAAGTGAAGGATGCCCTTCAGGAAAGGCTCCTAGGCCACCTGGTCCATTCCGATCCCGTTTACCAGGCTCTTCTTCAGGAGTACCCATCCCGGGGAGGCAAGAGGCTCCGGGGGCTCTTGGTGGTCTATGCGGGGCTGGCCCACGGGGCTTCCCTCGAGGCCAGCCTTTGGGCAGGGGCTGCTTTGGAACTTTTCCAGAACTGGGTGCTTATCCACGACGACATAGAGGACGGCTCCGAGGAACGCCGGGGAAGACCCGCCCTCCACCGCCTCTACCCCATGCCCCTGGCCCTGAACGCGGGGGATGCCCTGCACGGGGAGATGTGGGGGCTTCTGGTGAAGGGCCTCGAGGCCGGCATTCTGCCCCCCACGGTTCTGGCCGAGTTCCACCAGGTGGTGCGCCGCACCGCCTACGGGCAGCATCTGGACCTCCTCTGGACCCTCTCCGGCCGCTTGGACCTGGCCCCCGAGGACTACTTCCGCATGGTGGCCCACAAGGCCGCCTACTACACCGCCGTGGCCCCGTTACGGCTGGGGGCCCTCCTCTCCCGACACAGCCCCCCAACCCTCTACCAGGAAGCGGGGCTTAAGCTAGGGGTGGCCTTCCAGATCATGGACGATGTCCTCAACCTGGAGGGGGACGAGGCCTATGGCAAGGAGCTGGCCGGGGACCTCTACGAGGGCAAGCGCACCTTGATCCTGATCCGCTACCTCCAGGAAGCGCCTCCCGAGGAACGCACCCGGGCCGAGGCCCTCTTACGCCTCCCCCGGGAGGCCAAGCCCGAGGCCGAGGTGCGGTGGCTTTGGGAACGGCTTTTGGCCTCGGGGGCGGTGGCCTGGGCCAAGGAGGAGGCCAAGAGGCTAGCGCACGAGGGCCTAGGCGCCCTTATCCCCCACCTGGAGCAACTACCCGGACGGGATGCCGCCTCCCACCTGCAAGCCCTCCTCACCGCCTTGGTGGAACGCAGGGCATAA